Proteins from one Ipomoea triloba cultivar NCNSP0323 chromosome 1, ASM357664v1 genomic window:
- the LOC116012480 gene encoding uncharacterized protein LOC116012480, giving the protein MERVSSAKMKAWPKDDFTDIVISWTLEDIFNQNLFNDQVEKIPETFNSADHYLCSFFFPVLEETRAQLAASMDVMDRAPFAEVIAIDAVNKHGEPLYSVKVDVWKNRVRDDREPYRTLPGDIVVISDNRPVSASDLDRAGSNWTLASVVNLVNDEEDGANISTNFKVKMPTDLTPDLEKYEGFHIVFLENITTHKRIWNALHMRKNMKIIDSVLYTNGELIPFILYVFINLIVLVRIISLKAEKKCYLCSPHPDNIGCTDRIGTGMFSKLNESQANAVLTCLERVKCDQISHVDLIWGPPGTGKTSTISILLYMLLKMNCRTLICAPTNVAVTQVAARVIKLVQESFKGESSEKYLLYPLGDVVLLGNKDRLKMGGDIVEIYLDNRVDRLVECLGPLKGWRQCIDSTVHFLEDCVSDYDIFVENELKMRELNVKGETLKDSIKPTSFLKFIKLRFEVIVSALRSCMLIFCTHLPRHFIQEKNFQDIMSLICLLDSLKEMIFQEHMRSAKLKDLFSQPVSSKPFVNTSSLLCLRIQCISILKMLLHSLGVLELPSALNKASIKEFCLRSSSLIFCTASSSYKMHSTEMEPFNLLVIDEAAQLRECESIIPLQLPGLKHAILVGDECQLPATVCSQVCSEAGFGGSLFERLSSLGHSKLLLNVQYRMHPAIGHFPNLSFYRMQVLDAPNVRSKAYERQYLQGNMFGPYLFISVPSGKEESDDFGHSKRNMVEVALVIKILQNLYKFCSSRKKLSVGVISPYTAQVVAIKDRIGRKYDNLNGFSVKVKSTDGFQGGEEDVIILSTVRSNRSGSIGFLSSLQRTNVALTRARHCLWILGNERTLVDSNSVWEGLVLDAKDRQCFFCAAEDSDLLKTVIDVKKELDQLDDLLNADSILLKNQIWEVLLSDNFRKSFKNLVSSRLRMAVLNHLCKLASGWRPKRKCVDLVCESSFQVVKQFKIEGYYIICTIDIQKDLNYKQVLRAWDLLPLDEVGKLVRRLDSIFAMYNDDFIDLCKLKCFDGVLEVPKVWPGSYDLVRFKNPSERVADYSNDGVVDGSSYAENSRVSESLLLMKFYALSSGIVNHLLSDNHGEEIDIPFEVTDEEKELIQSGRSSFILGRSGTGKTTVLTMKLIQKEQLHQLALGGVMKDETNEISKYAGESSFSRAEIAMMSQSEAEAKKPTLRQLFVTVSPKLCFAVKKQVSNLKCFVDGGKFSAGNSVMDMDDLDGFSHFKDIPNSFVGIPDSKYPLVITFHKFLMMLDGTLWPSYFDRFHDTSTLSLNRISRSVTLDTFIRGKEVNFDRFCCLYWPHFNSQLTKNLDPSRVFTEIISHIKGGLQVCETDGAKLTREGYISMSANRVSTVNEKKRGEIYDIFLDYEKMKMKRGEFDLADLVNDLHRRLKSENLNGDKMDFVYIDEVQDLTMRQISLFKYICKNVDEGFVFSGDTAQTIARGIDFRFEDVQSLFYEEFMMKLKGDGPPARKDKGHLAGVSCLLQNFRTHAGVLRLAQSVIDILYHYFPLSIDALAPETSLIYGEAPVLLKPGSDENAIVTIFGNSGSNSGKMVGFGAEQVILVRDEAAKKEVSDFVGKQALILTIVECKGLEFQDVMLYNFIGSSPLRNHWRVVYEYMKQQDLLDSEFHQCFPCFSEARHAILCSELKQLYVAITRTRQRLWIYESVEEFSKPMFDYWMKMCLVEVREVDDCLAQAMRMASTPEQWKSRGIKFFWDKQYEMAIMCFERAGESKWEKRAKASRIREAAYRKRDSKPIEFYTSLRQAAEIFESIGRFESAAECYCDLNEYELAGISFSLFTLSCIFGMKASYCWCFFQISMGTAYLIKFPTIVVNSPPDVYESSMSVKHSEALFFCFYCATGSIYLNKRSEQEHEKAAECYTLARCYETAAKIYARQNCFSECLSVCSKGRHLYDMGLEYVEYWKQHAQERRKEIDGIEQKFLESCASDFFKCNDKKSMMKFVKAFKTLDHMRMFLKPRDCLDELLWLEEESGNYAEAAELAHLKGDLQREADLLGKAGNFSKASSRILWYALVNSLWVRGCWAAWPLKSFESKHELLKKAISFASNESDAFYESVCTEAKILSHNPSSLCELRRALSATHKCGSLRGEILCLRKIIDVHTQIDVTKYSWEEKFPVDLKYPDDTLFCDQLSVGTLCHFWNLWRRNILDVFESLKCLEVQRDFGKYKGYGEFCLNCFGVRRQFTDMKVTYLLSNPDAEWVKEVHQSFLRKSKNMVSVDVRHFIIAARNYWQNEVFSVGLKVLETLESLYGFSTKLLSQFSQSIFLVNIYVIAKDLHCQKYDAKLRKFFQLSSMHYFVKVFPLDYQEALEENIISLRGTEVSRSLLEEFIVNDLSGKGKLTLGQIGRLMMIWLGSAEPSDELCHKIFERIRDGSNCKAFINILRSVREPLNQSTSADSQEASSVDPYNLLVCRFHEALNETYQINWQNFEDYISPHCFVYLVERFLILSFCPSGFFYTTKSSFLEWLIFQKPGVSVIAGFQTSCPSSEIFYKSVTSMVHWLLFHNLEAHWIANSKIQSSNYHKLLVLRLVVILCLLCMNSSSQEPWIALFDALKTPYISSELPREFNAVFRRGGKHTAFVDRVKIAEALRVLGNPALLVNLKENTPTSVCPNTFYLGIHPNSCRADIMEMLFPRKSVTSPVQKSMKNSCCLLPLIADLDIETSVLPSPDDASAQN; this is encoded by the exons ATGGAGAGGGTTTCTTCTGCAAAGATGAAAGCTTGGCCCAAAGATGACTTCACTGATATAGTTATTTCGTGGACTCTGGAAGACATTTTTAACCAGAATCTGTTCAACGACCAG GTCGAGAAGATTCCGGAAACATTCAATTCAGCGGACCATTATCtatgttcttttttctttcctgTATTGGAAGAAACACGTGCTCAGCTTGCAGCTTCTATGGATGTAATGGACAGAGCGCCGTTTGCTGAAGTGATCGCCATTGATGCGGTGAACAAACATGGGGAACCTCTATATAGTGTTAAGGTGGACGTTTGGAAGAATAGAGTGCGTGATGACAGAGAGCCATACAGAACATTGCCTGGAGATATTGTTGTGATCTCAGATAATAGACCAGTGAGTGCTTCTGATTTGGATCGAGCTGGGTCGAACTGGACACTTGCTTCAGTTGTTAATCTCGTGAATGATGAGGAAGATGGTGCCAATATCTCCACAAATTTTAAAGTGAAAATGCCGACTGATCTCACTCCCGATCTTGAGAAATATGAAGGATTCCACATTGTGTTCTTAGAAAACATCACAACGCATAAAAGGATTTGGAATGCATTGCACATGAGGAAAAACATGAAGATTATTGACTCGGTTTTGTACACGAATGGTGAG CTCATTCCATTTATACTGTATGTCTTCATAAACCTTATCGTTTTGGTGAGAATTATTTCACTCAAG GCTGAGAAGAAATGTTATCTCTGCTCTCCTCATCCTGATAATATTGGTTGCACTGACAGAATTGGGACTGGCATGTTCTCCAAACTGAATGAATCACAAGCGAATGCTGTACTGACTTGCCTTGAAAGGGTGAAATGTGACCAAATATCGCATGTTGATCTGATATGGGGTCCTCCTGGTACTGGAAAGACAAGTACGATCAGTATATTGCTTTATATGCTCTTGAAAATGAATTGCAGAACACTTATCTGTGCGCCTACAAATGTGGCAGTAACACAAGTTGCCGCTCGGGTGATAAAACTTGTGCAAGAGTCTTTTAAAGGTGAATCCTCAGAGAAATATTTGTTATATCCTTTGGGTGATGTGGTCCTACTTGGAAACAAGGATAGATTAAAGATGGGGGGTGATATTGTGGAGATCTATTTAGACAATCGTGTTGACAGGCTTGTTGAGTGTTTGGGGCCACTGAAAGGTTGGAGACAGTGCATTGATTCCACAGTTCATTTTCTTGAAGATTGTGTTTCTGATTATGATATCTTTGTtgaaaatgaattgaaaatgaGAGAGTTGAATGTTAAAGGTGAAACTTTGAAGGATAGCATAAAACCCACATCCTTTCTTAAGTTTATTAAATTGCGGTTTGAGGTTATAGTATCAGCCCTCAGAAGTTGCATGCTTATATTTTGTACTCATTTACCAAGGCATTTCattcaagaaaaaaatttcCAAGATATCATGTCCCTGATATGCTTATTGGATTCTCTAAAAGAAATGATATTTCAGGAGCATATGAGATCTGCGAAATTGAAGGACCTATTTTCACAGCCAGTTTCCTCTAAGCCATTTGTGAATACATCTTCTTTGCTCTGCTTGAGAATCCAGTGCATCTCCATTCTTAAAATGCTTCTACATTCTTTGGGAGTACTTGAACTTCCAAGCGCATTAAATAAAGCTTCAATAAAGGAATTCTGTTTAAGGTCGTCATCCTTGATTTTCTGCACTGCTTCTAGTTCATATAAGATGCATTCAACTGAGATGGAACCTTTCAACTTATTGGTCATTGATGAAGCAGCTCAGTTGCGGGAATGCGAATCTATTATACCACTTCAACTTCCTGGTCTAAAACATGCAATTCTTGTAGGTGATGAATGCCAATTACCAGCAACTGTTTGCAGCCAA GTGTGTTCTGAAGCTGGTTTTGGAGGAAGCTTATTTGAAAGGCTAAGTTCATTGGGGCATTCAAAGCTCTTGCTTAATGTGCAGTACCGGATGCATCCAGCAATAGGCCATTTTCCAAATTTGAGTTTCTATCGTATGCAAGTCCTAGATGCTCCAAATGTTAGAAGCAAAGCCTACGAGAGACAGTATCTCCAGGGAAACATGTTTGGTCCATATTTGTTTATTAGTGTCCCCAGTGGAAAAGAAGAATCAGATGATTTTGGGCATAGCAAAAGAAATATGGTTGAGGTGGCTTTAGTAATTAAGATTCTGCAGAACCTGTACAAAT TTTGTAGCTCCAGAAAGAAGCTTAGCGTTGGTGTTATATCTCCTTATACTGCTCAAGTTGTTGCGATAAAAGATAGAATTGGTAGAAAGTATGACAACCTTAATGGCTTTTCAGTTAAGGTGAAGTCTACTGATGGGTTCCAGGGTGGGGAAGAAGATGTTATAATATTATCCACTGTTAGATCTAACCGTAGTGGCTCAATTGGTTTTTTGTCTAGTTTGCAAAGAACTAATGTTGCTCTGACAAGAGCCAG ACACTGTTTATGGATCTTGGGAAATGAAAGGACGCTTGTTGATAGCAATTCAGTTTGGGAAGGATTAGTTCTAGATGCAAAGGATCGCCAATGCTTCTTTTGTGCTGCTGAAGATAGTGATCTGTTGAAAACTGTTATAGATGTCAAGAAAGAGCTGGATCAACTTGATGATTTGCTTAATGCAGATAGCATcctattaaaaaatcaaatatggGAG GTTCTATTGAGTGACAATTTcagaaaatcatttaaaaatctTGTGTCATCCCGCTTGAGAATGGCAGTGCTTAATCATTTATGTAAGCTTGCTAGTGGATGGAGACCAAAGAGGAAATGTGTGGACTTGGTGTGCGAAAGCTCATTCCAGGTTGTGAAACAGTTTAAGATTGAAGGGTACTACATTATCTGCACCATTGACATTCAGAAGGATTTGAACTACAAACAAGTGTTGAGGGCCTGGGATTTATTGCCTCTTGATGAGGTTGGCAAATTAGTGAGACGCCTTGATAGCATATTCGCTATGTATAATGATGATTTTATCGATTTGTGTAAACTGAAATGCTTTGATGG GGTCTTGGAAGTTCCAAAAGTCTGGCCAGGTTCTTATGATCTGGTAAGGTTCAAGAATCCTAGTGAGAGAGTGGCTGATTACTCAAATGATGGTGTGGTGGACGGTAGTAGTTATGCTGAAAATTCTAGAGTAAGTGAAAGCTTACTTTTGATGAAGTTTTACGCCTTATCATCTGGCATTGTCAACCATCTGCTCTCTGATAACCATGGTGAAGAAATTGATATCCCTTTTGAAGTGACTGATGAGGAAAAGGAGTTAATCCAATCAGGAAGGAGTAGTTTCATACTGGGTCGATCAGGCACTGGGAAAACCACTGTGTTGACCATGAAATTAATTCAGAAGGAGCAACTGCATCAGCTTGCCTTAGGGGGAGTGATGAAAGATGAGACAAATGAGATAAGCAAGTATGCAGGAGAAAGTAGCTTTTCTAGAGCTGAGATTGCAATGATGAGCCAATCTGAAGCTGAGGCGAAGAAGCCTACTCTAAGGCAGCTTTTTGTCACAGTTAGTCCAAAACTATGCTTTGCAGTCAAGAAACAAGTTTCTAATTTGAAATG CTTTGTTGACGGGGGCAAATTCTCTGCTGGGAACAGTGTGATGGATATGGATGATTTGGATGGATTTTCACATTTTAAAGACATTCCAAATTCTTTTGTTGGCATTCCAGACAGTAAGTATCCTCTGGTAATCACTTTTCACAAGTTTCTGATGATGCTTGATGGAACACTGTGGCCTTCATACTTTGACCGTTTCCATGATACAAGCACACTTTCTCTGAACCGTATTTCAAGATCAGTCACTTTAGATACTTTCATACGAGGGAAAGAGGTTAACTTTGACCGCTTTTGTTGCTTGTATTGGCCACATTTCAATTCCCAATTGACAAAGAATCTTGATCCTTCCAGAGTGTTTACTGAGATAATTTCGCATATAAAAGGAGGCTTGCAGGTGTGTGAGACTGATGGTGCAAAACTCACCCGTGAGGGATATATTTCAATGTCTGCGAACAGGGTTTCTACTGTGAATGAGAAGAAGAGAGGGGAAATTTATGATATCTTTCTTGATTATGAAAAAATGAAGATGAAGCGAGGAGAATTTGATTTAGCTGATTTAGTGAATGATCTTCATCGTCGGTTAAAGAGTGAAAACTTGAATGGTGACAAAATGGATTTTGTATACATTGATGAAGTTCAAGACCTTACAATGAGGCAGATTTCACTGTTCAAGTATATTTGCAAAAATGTCGATGAAGGCTTTGTATTTTCTGGTGATACAGCACAAACAATTGCTAGGGGGATAGATTTTAGGTTTGAAGATGTGCAGTCTTTATTCTATGAGGAGtttatgatgaaattaaaggGTGATGGACCTCCGGCACGAAAAGATAAAGGTCATCTTGCAGGGGTCTCTTGTTTGCTACAGAACTTCCGTACTCATGCTGGTGTTCTAAGGCTTGCACAGAGTGTAATTGATATTCTTTATCACTATTTCCCTCTATCTATTGATGCTTTGGCACCAGAGACCAGCCTTATATATGGTGAAGCTCCTGTATTACTTAAGCCTGGCAGTGATGAAAATGCTATTGTAACTATCTTTGGTAACAGTGGGAGTAATAGTGGGAAAATGGTAGGCTTTGGTGCCGAGCAAGTCATATTAGTGCGTGATGAGGCTGCTAAGAAGGAAGTTTCAGACTTTGTTGGAAAACAGGCGCTTATTTTAACAATAGTTGAATGCAAGGGCTTAGAGTTCCAG GACGTAATGCTTTATAACTTCATTGGTTCTTCACCACTTAGAAATCACTGGAGAGTAGTATATGAGTATATGAAACAACAAGATTTACTTGACTCAGAATTTCATCAATGCTTCCCGTGCTTTTCTGAAGCAAGGCACGCAATTTTGTGTTCTGAATTGAAGCAGCTCTATGTGGCTATAACAAGGACAAGGCAAAGGCTATGGATTTATGAGAGTGTAGAGGAGTTTTCGAAACCAATGTTTGattattggatgaaaatgtgtctTGTGGAGGTAAGGGAGGTTGACGACTGTCTTGCTCAGGCTATGAGAATGGCAAGCACACCTGAGCAGTGGAAATCTCGGGGAATAAAA TTCTTTTGGGATAAACAGTATGAAATGGCTATTATGTGTTTTGAAAGGGCAGGAGAGAGTAAGTGGGAGAAAAGAGCTAAAGCTTCCAGAATCAGGGAAGCTGCATACCGGAAGCGGGATTCAAAACCCATTGAGTTCTATACCTCCTTGCGGCAAGCTGCTGAAATATTTGAGTCTATTGGACGGTTTGAGTCCGCAGCCGAGTGTTATTGTGACTTGAATGAATATGAACTTGCAGGTATTAGTTTTTCCCTATTCACTTTAAGTTGCATCTTTGGCATGAAGGCATCTTATTGCTGGTGTTTCTTCCAAATTTCAATGGGCACTGcttatttaatcaaatttcCTACAATTGTTGTAAATTCACCACCTGATGTGTATGAATCTTCAATGTCGGTCAAGCATTCTGAAGCTTTGTTTTTCTGTTTCTACTGTGCTACAGGAAGTATTTATTTGAACAAGCGTAGTGAACAAGAGCATGAAAAGGCTGCAGAGTGCTATACATTGGCACGATGTTATGAGACTGCCGCAAAGATATATGCAAGGCAAAATTGTTTCTCAGAGTGTTTGTCTGTTTGCAGCAAGGGACGACACCTTTATGATATGGGATTGGAATATGTAGAATACTGGAAACAACATGCTCaagaaagaagaaaggaaaTAGATGGAATTGAGCAGAAATTTCTTGAAAGTTGTGCATCTGATTTCTTTAAGTGTAATGATAAGAAATCAATGATGAAGTTTGTGAAAGCTTTTAAGACGTTGGACCATATGCGTATGTTCTTGAAGCCTCGGGATTGTTTGGATGAATTGTTATGGTTAGAGGAAGAGTCCGGGAATTATGCTGAAGCTGCAGAGCTTGCACATCTGAAAGGAGATCTCCAACGAGAGGCGGATCTTTTAGGTAAAGCTGGAAATTTTAGCAAGGCATCCTCACGAATCCTTTGGTATGCGCTTGTCAACTCTTTGTGGGTGCGTGGATGCTGGGCAGCCTGGCCCCTGAAGTCATTTGAATCTAAGCATGAACTCTTGAAGAAGGCCATTTCGTTTGCAAGTAATGAATCTGACGCTTTCTATGAATCTGTTTGTACAGAGGCAAAGATCTTGTCACATAATCCAAGTAGTTTGTGTGAATTGAGACGTGCTCTAAGTGCTACGCATAAATGTGGGAGTCTCAGAGGTGAAATTTTGTGTCTAAGAAAAATTATAGATGTTCATACTCAAATTGATGTCACAAAGTACTCATGGGAAGAGAAGTTTCCAGTTGACCTGAAGTACCCAGATGACACATTGTTCTGTGACCAACTCTCTGTTGGAACCCTCTGTCATTTTTGGAATCTATGGAGGAGAAATATATTAGACGTTTTTGAGTCACTAAAGTGTCTTGAGGTACAGCGGGATTTTGGTAAATATAAAGGCTATGGGGAGTTCTGCTTGAACTGTTTTGGTGTGCGGCGACAGTTTACTGATATGAAAGTGACCTATCTTCTGTCAAATCCTGATGCTGAATGGGTTAAAGAGGTTCATCAAAGTTTCTTGAGGAAGAGTAAAAATATGGTCTCAGTTGATGTTAGACATTTCATAATTGCTGCCCGGAATTACTGGCAGAATGAAGTGTTCTCTGTAGGCCTTAAGGTTCTTGAAACCCTTGAATCACTTTATGGCTTTTCCACGAAGTTATTGTCTCAGTTTAGCCAAAGCATTTTTCTGgtaaatatatatgtcattGCCAAGGACCTGCACTGCCAGAAGTATGATGCGAAACTGCGAAAGTTCTTCCAACTTTCTTCAATGCATTACTTTGTAAAAGTTTTTCCTCTTGATTACCAGGAGGCCTTGGAGGAAAACATAATTTCTTTGAGAGGAACAGAGGTCTCCCGAAGCTTACTTGAGGAATTTATTGTTAATGATTTGAGTGGAAAGGGAAAACTTACACTTGGGCAGATTGGACGGTTGATGATGATATGGCTTGGGTCTGCTGAACCGTCAGATGAACTGTGccataaaatttttgaaagaataaGAGATGGTTCAAATTGTAAAGCTTTCATTAACATTTTGAGGAGTGTCAGGGAGCCTTTAAATCAATCGACCTCAGCTGATTCTCAGGAAGCTTCATCTGTAGATCCATATAATCTTTTGGTTTGCAGATTCCATGAAGCTTTGAATGAAACTTATCAAATCAATTGGCAGAACTTTGAAGACTACATATCTCCTCATTGCTTCGTATATCTTGTTGAACGTTTCCTGATCTTGTCATTCTGCCCAAGTGGTTTCTTTTACACAACAAAATCTTCTTTTCTTGAGTGGCTAATTTTTCAGAAACCAGGTGTCAGTGTGATTGCTGGTTTTCAAACAAGTTGTCCATCTAGTGAAATCTTCTATAAGTCCGTCACTTCCATGGTGCATTGGCTCCTCTTCCACAATCTCGAGGCTCATTGGATTGCGAACTCTAAAATTCAATCCAGTAACTATCATAAGTTGCTGGTTTTGAGATTGGTGGTCATCCTTTGCTTACTGTGCATGAATTCGTCGTCTCAGGAACCTTGGATTGCTCTCTTTGATGCTCTGAAGACTCCATATATTTCTTCTGAGCTACCGAGAGAATTCAATGCAGTGTTCAGACGTGGAGGGAAGCACACTGCATTCGTAGATAGAGTAAAAATTGCTGAAGCTCTGAGAGTTCTCGGAAATCCTGCTTTGCTCGTGAACTTGAAAGAAAATACTCCTACCTCTGTGTGTCCCAACACCTTTTATTTAGGCATACACCCAAATTCTTGCAGAGCGGACATCATGGAAATGCTGTTCCCAAGGAAAAGTGTTACTTCTCCAGTCCAAAAATCCATGAAGAACTCATGTTGTTTGCTTCCCCTGATTGCTGACCTTGACATAGAGACTTCAGTGTTGCCATCTCCAGACGATGCTTCCGCACAAAATTAG
- the LOC116012486 gene encoding uncharacterized protein LOC116012486, protein MERVSSAKRKAWPKDDFTDIVFSWTLEHILNEDMFREQVEKIPDTFTSAEHYLGSFFYPLLEETRAELAASMEVMDKAPYAEVIAIDGVKKHGEPLFNVNVNSWKNRVRDDREPYKTLPGDIVVISHKRPMAVSDLNRAGWNWTLASVVVITDDEEDDANFTNFKVKMPIDLTADLEEYEGFHIVFLENVTTHKRIWNALHMRKNMKIIDMVLYRNGEAEEKCCLCSPHSDNIGSTGSIGTSMFSKLNESQANAVLTCLERVKCDQISHVDLIWGPPGTGKTSTISILLFMLLKKKCRTLVCAPTNVAITQVASRVVKLVYESFKDEPLKENLLCPVGDVLLFGNKDRLKLGVGTEEIFLDYRADKLNECLGLKGWRHCILSTIHFLEDCVSDYEIYVDNELIKMRELRDKGKTLEESAHPKTFAEFIKSCSEGTVSPLRRCMLILCTHLPRHFIQEKNFQAIISLICLLDSLNGMLFQEDMGSEELNSVFSQPVISDVSPESFADTSSLVCLRSQCLSLLKTLLHSLGELDLPYASNKYLIRDLCLKTSTLVFCTTSSSYKIHSIEMEPFNVLVIDEAAQLRECESVIPLNLPGLKHAILVGDECQLPATVHSKVSDEAGFGRSLFERLSSLGHSKLMLNVQYRMHPAISCFPNVSFYHGQVQDAENVRGKTYERKYLQGRMYGXVI, encoded by the exons ATGGAGAGGGTTTCATCTGCAAAGAGGAAAGCTTGGCCCAAAGATGACTTCACTGATATTGTGTTCTCGTGGACTCTGGAACACATTCTTAACGAGGATATGTTCAGAGAACAG gtGGAGAAGATTCCAGACACATTCACTTCAGCGGAGCATTATCTAGGCTCTTTCTTCTATCCTTTATTGGAGGAAACACGTGCTGAGCTTGCAGCATCTATGGAAGTAATGGACAAAGCGCCGTATGCTGAAGTGATCGCCATTGATGGGGTGAAGAAACATGGGGAACCTCTATTTAATGTTAATGTGAACTCTTGGAAGAATAGAGTGCGTGATGACAGAGAGCCATACAAAACCTTGCCTGGAGACATTGTTGTAATCTCACATAAGAGGCCAATGGCTGTTTCTGACTTAAATCGAGCTGGGTGGAACTGGACACTTGCTTCAGTAGTTGTGATCACGGATGATGAGGAGGATGATGCCAATTTCACTAATTTCAAAGTGAAAATGCCGATTGATCTCACTGCCGATCTTGAAGAATATGAAGGATTCCACATTGTGTTCTTAGAAAACGTTACAACGCATAAAAGGATTTGGAATGCGTTGCACATGAGGAAAAACATGAAGATTATTGACATGGTTTTGTACAGGAATGGTGAG GCTGAGGAGAAATGTTGTCTCTGCTCTCCGCATTCTGATAATATTGGTTCCACTGGAAGCATTGGAACTAGCATGTTCTCCAAACTGAATGAATCACAAGCTAATGCAGTACTGACTTGCCTTGAAAGGGTGAAATGTGACCAAATATCGCATGTTGATCTCATATGGGGTCCTCCTGGTACTGGAAAGACGAGCACTATTAGCATACTGCTTTTTATGCTCTTGAAAAAGAAATGCAGAACACTTGTTTGTGCACCTACAAATGTGGCAATAACACAGGTGGCCTCTCGAGTGGTTAAGTTGGTATATGAGTCTTTTAAAGATGAACCTTTGAAGGAAAATTTGTTATGTCCAGTTGGTGATGTGCTCCTATTTGGAAACAAGGATAGATTAAAGCTGGGTGTAGGCACTGAGGAGATATTTCTAGACTATCGTGCGGACAAGCTTAATGAGTGTTTGGGCCTGAAGGGTTGGAGACACTGTATTCTTTCAACAATTCATTTTCTTGAGGATTGTGTTTCTGATTATGAAATCTATGTGGACAATGAATTGATAAAAATGAGAGAGTTGAGGGACAAAGGTAAAACATTGGAAGAAAGTGCACACCCTAAAACCTTTGCCGAGTTTATTAAATCGTGCTCTGAAGGTACAGTATCTCCCCTCAGAAGGTGCATGCTTATACTGTGTACGCATTTACCCAGGCATTTCattcaagaaaaaaatttcCAAGCTATCATTTCCCTGATATGCCTACTGGATTCTCTAAATGGAATGTTATTTCAGGAGGATATGGGATCTGAAGAATTGAACAGTGTTTTTTCACAACCAGTAATCTCTGATGTTTCCCCTGAGTCATTTGCAGATACATCTTCCTTGGTATGCTTGAGAAGCCAGTGCCTCTCTTTGCTGAAAACTCTTCTACATTCTTTAGGAGAACTTGATCTTCCATATGCATCAAATAAATACTTGATAAGGGATTTGTGTTTAAAGACATCGACCTTGGTTTTCTGCACTACTTCTAGTTCATATAAGATACACTCAATCGAGATGGAGCCATTCAACGTACTGGTCATTGATGAAGCTGCCCAGTTGAGGGAATGTGAATCAGTAATTCCACTTAATCTTCCTGGTCTGAAGCATGCAATTCTTGTAGGCGATGAATGCCAATTACCGGCAACCGTTCACAGCAAA GTGTCTGATGAAGCTGGTTTTGGAAGAAGCTTGTTTGAAAGATTAAGTTCATTGGGTCATTCAAAACTCATGCTTAATGTGCAATACCGTATGCATCCAGCAATCAGTTGTTTCCCAAATGTGAGTTTCTATCATGGTCAAGTCCAAGATGCTGAAAATGTGAGAGGCAAAACCTATGAGAGAAAGTATCTTCAGGGAAGAATGTATGGTCNTGTGATCTGA